In Deinococcus aestuarii, the genomic window TGCGGCCTCTGTAAGCGCTGTGGAAGTACAGCGTCCCGCTCCGGGTTCCGAGGATTCTCGCCAGATCGGTGAGCGCGTGGTGTTCGAGGTCACCGAACAGGGCCATATCAACTCCTTTCGAGAAGGGAAACCGGTGGCTCCGCGAGGGGCGTAGGCTGCCATCTCCTTGACGACTGTCCGGTTCGTTGTACCCGACGTGGAATGTCGGATTTCTGACGCCCCGCCGTTTCGCTCAACATGAAGAGAGTGGTCCCGACCTGGGGCGATGAGGCTGGCCCATCGGTTCCGGCATAGGGCGTCATGGTGATCCTCCACCCTGTGCTCACCATCGCTGGTGCCGGGTGATCGGTTTCCGCCTCGACGTGTTCCCGGCCATCACGCACCTGGTTCAGCAGCGGACCCGGGCGCCAGAGGTCCCGCGCGGACTTGGAACCTTCGAGACTAGGGGCGCCCAGCCTGAACCCGCGGTGGGGGCTGCACGGGCGGGGCTTGAGATCGGACGGCGGTCGCGGAGGTGCGCGCGTGGCGCTGCCCCCGCAGGTCCGCGTCGTAGGTCAGGAAGCGCGGCGCTTCTGAGGCCGTCGTCGGCCCACTTGGCCTACGGTCGGGTGGTCCCGCTGCCGCCGTGCCCGAGCTGCCGGGTCACGTCGCGCGGGGTCAGGCCTGACCGCACCATCCGCGTCCCAGCGTCGTGCCGCAGCGCGCGCATCTCCCCGTCGAGCACTTCAGCCTTCCTGCACACGAGGCGGGACTGCTTCCGGGCCGCTTCGCCCGTCACCGACGACCCAGGGTGAACGTTGGCCGCCCGCCGCCCTCACATGCCCCGCAGGTGCGCCTTGAGTCTGTCATTCGCCCACTTGCCGTAGGTGCGGGCGGTCTGCACGTCGCTGTGCCCCAGGTGCTCCGCCACGTCCTGAAGCGGGAAGCCTGCCCGCACCAGGCGCGTCCCCGTCGTGTGCCGCAGGGCGTGCAGGCTCAGGTAGGGAATGCCCTGCTGCTTACAGAGGGTCCGCAATCTCCCCCGCGCCGCTTCCGGAGTGCGCCCAATCACCGCCACCTCTTCTTTTTGAGGACCGAGTTCTCGCAAGTCCGCAATCAAGGAGGACGAGAGCAGAACGCGCCGGGTCTTCCCGCCCTTCCCGTTCCGCACGGTTAAGGCGCCGCCCTCCAGGTCCAGGTCGCCCCACTTCAACCCCGTGATCTCGGAGGCGCGCAGCCCAGCGATGCCGCCAAGACGCAGCAGCACCCGCATCTCGACGGGAGCGACGGCGAGCAACTTGACCACATCCCCTTCCGGGTAAGGCTGCCGTTTATCCTAGGGGCGCCGTTTGTCCTTGCGCGGCTTCACGTCGGTGAAGGGGTGGTCGCTGGTGGCCTTGGCCCAGCGCAGGGCAGCGTAGAGCGCCCGTGCTCCCGCGAGCAGCACGCCCACGGAGGCCGGGGACTTCCCGCCCGCCTCCAGCTCGCGCACCCACAAGTCGGCGTGCTCGGAGTCCGGGTGAAGCACCTTAATCGCATTGCCCTGGGCGTACTCCAGCCAAGTTCGGGCACCGAGGCGGTACTTGCGCAGGGTCTCTTGACTCACATGCCCGTGGGTGCGGACGTGGTGGGCTTCCAGCAGGTCGAGCAGTGTCCCCACATCCTGTTCCGCGACCGCGGCCACCGCTCGGCGCCGCCGCTCCTCGGGGTTCAGATTCACCCACTCGCGCGACGGCGCCAGTGATTCGTGCTTGTAGCGGTCGAGGGTCATGCGCCCTTCTCCTTGTGCTCTTCCACGAGGTTCTTCTTGAGCGCCGCCACCCGTTCCAGCAGCTCGGCGTGGTGCCCCAGAGCGCTGACGCTGAACCCGGCCATGAGGATGCCGGCGGCCAGGAAGAGCAAGATCGCCGCCAGGGCCAGGACGGCGCCCGGTGTGATCGGCACCTTGAGCCCTGGCACCACGGTCGTGTGGTCGTCGAAGAACTTGGCCGCCGAAAACGTCCCGAAGATCAGGAACAGGAGACCGATCAGGCCTCCGGCACGGTTCTGGCCGAGGAACAAGGAGACGCGGTGACCCACCCGCTGGTCGGCGGCTCGTGCGCTCGCGGCGACGTACAGCAGGGCGGCCCACGAGTACGGCAGGAGCTGCCGGATCAAGGGCTCCTCGTGGTGGGACTTCCGTTGAAATTGCGCCATCGTGTCGGCGTGCCGCCGTTTCCAGTCCCGGGACGTGAGGACAGCCAGGATCACGCCGCTGACCAGGGTGGAAGCTGCGGCGACAAACACCATGAGCAGCGAGAAGGTCAGGGGGACAAAGCGCACCAGGATCAGGGTGACCAGCGCCAAGCACCAGGCGGACACCATAACGCGTTGCCAGACTCGATCCGGTTCAGGAACGGAGGTTGGGGGAGGGGTTCGTGCGGCGGTGAGCAACACGCCGTGAATGGCGTCCGCCTCAAGCAGGAGAGACCCGTGTGAGGGTGTGGCTTCGACCTGAGGAGTGAGGGTCAGGGTGACCTGGGTGGGAACATTGTTCGTCGTGGTTTCATCCCGGGTGGATCTGGCTTCAGCTTGCGGTGGGTGTCCCTGTCCTGGCACGGTGTCCCTTGGTGTTCTACTCACACTATTACCTTTTAGTAACCCTCATTACCAGAGGGGTGGGGTGGGGGAGGGGTAGCGAACGTGATAGAGTGTCCCCATGTCAGGAAGTGTCCCTCAAGAGCCGCAGGTATACTCCGGGCAACTCGGTCCTAAATACCGCGCCATCCTTCCCCGCGGGGTGCGTGATGCCCTAGAAGTGGCCGAGGGGGACACTCTCCTCTACGTGGTGGAGGGAAAGAGGGTGCGGCTCACCACCAAGCACCAGTTGGCCCAGGAGCTGTACGGGAGCCTTGCCGAGGAGGACGGCCGTGACTTTACCCAGGAACTCCTCGACGAGCGACGTGCCGAAGCTCAGCGGGAGAAACCTTGAGCACCCGACCCCTTCTGCTGGACGCCAGTGCCCTGACCGCCTTCATCCGCCGGGAGCCGGGAGGGGAGAAGGTGCTCGCGTCCTTGACCACCGCCCGCCGCGAGCACTTCGTTAGCACCGTGCAGCTCATCGAGGTCGAGGGCAAACTGGTCAGTGACGGGACCTTCACCCCCGAACAGGTCCGGACGCGCATTTACCAGCTCGGGCAGCTCCTCACCGTGATCCCCTTCGAGGTCAGCGCGCAGCGGGCGGCCAGCTTCTACTACGCCCGGCGCAAGCCCTACGATCTGAGTCTGGGCGATGCCCTGTGTCTGGGGACTGCGGAAGCGCTGGGGGCGGACGTGATGACGGCCGAACAGAATTGGGCGACCCTCCCCGACCTTCCCTTCGGGGTCGAGCTGATTCGGGGAGAAGCCTGAGGTCACGCCCCGCTCCGGAGGGCGGTGGGGGGAATGGCCGGTCCATCTCTTGCCCTGGCGTAGTACCTCGGCGTGCCGGTGCTGACCGTGGACCAGCCGTGGGCCGACCTTGACCTGGGCGTCACCGTCCAGATCATCCGCTCACCGTGAGGGCTGTTGCCAGTCCCGTCACCCTTCCATCTCCAGTCCACTTTGTCCTCCCCCTCCCTTTGTTTGGAAGATCATGTCCTTATGTTGAGCCTGAGATTAAAATTCTTTGGCTCACTTCCCCCTTGTCTTCCCTGGCCCTCACGGTGTCCGGGACCGCACTCAACGGGCACCGCCTCCAGGAGCACCACGATGACCAGAACTCCACACCCCGTTCCAGACCCCCGCTCTTTGGCTGACCAGCGGGATGAGGTGCAGCGTCCTCAGGAGCAGGGACCCCAACGGTCCACCTTCTTCATGGAGGCGCCGGTCGCCGCCTTTGCGCTGGACGCCGAGGGCCGGGTTCAGGACGTCAACCGCCGCGGCCTCGCGCTGGTGGGCCTCGCCCGCGAGACCCTGCTGGGCCGACCCTTCAGTGAACTCGTCGCCCCCACTTCCCGACCCATCTTCGAGGCGTTGTTGGGCCGGGTCTTCGATGCCCCGGTCGGGCAGAGCGCCGAGATCGTGCTGCCCCGACCGGACGGCACGTTCCTCGACGTGCTGCTCGAAGCCGTGAGCCGTGAGGGAGAGGGCCTGTGGGATGGGTGCTCCCTGGTGGTGACCGACATCACGGCGTACAAGGCCGCGCAGCGGGTGTTGCAGAGCGGGAACGCGGACCTGAGTGGGCAGCTTCAGGAACGCACCGCCCGGGCCCGGGCCCTGAACGAGGAACTGGAACACGTGGTCACCACGTTTATCCAGCAACTCCAGCGCCCCACGAGGCAAGCCATGAGCGTCCTCGGTCTGCTACGCAAAGCCCTGGGGGACCAGCCGGAGGAGGTCAACCGGCCACTGCTCCAGATCGAGCGGGCCTTGCAGCAGATCGTGGCGCTGTTCGAGTCGGTGAACCGGTACATGCAGGCCCGGCAACTTCAGACCCGCATTCGGCCGGTGGACCTGAGCGTCGTACTGCGGGAAGTGCTCAAGGACATTCGGGACTTGCTGCGAGACCGCGATGTCCAGCTCACCCACGACGCACTGCCGGTGGTGCAGGGGGACAGTCAGGCGTTGTCGGTGATCTTTACGGAGTACCTCTCGAACGCCCTGAAGTTCACCCGGACGCGGGAGGAGGCCCGCATCCACATCCTGGTGCGGGAGACCGAGACGGAGTACCACGTCGGCGTGCAGGATAACGGGGTGGGGTTTGACCCGCGGCAGGAGGCCAAGCTGTTCCGGCTGTTCGGCCGTCAGCACTCGTCGAACACCTACGAGGGGTCGGGGCTGGGGCTGGCGGTGATCCGGCGGGTGTGCGAGCGCTTCGGCGGGCGGGCGTGGGGGGAGGGGCAGCCGGATCAGGGGGCGACCTTCTGGTTCGCCTGGCCCAAGCGGCCCGTCGTGTTGGAATAAGGGCACCGCCCAGCCGGAGGCCGCACGAAGACCGTCGAGCACATTCAGGCGGTGAGGGCGGCCCGGCGAACAACGGTGGTCGCTACCCTCCAAGCCGAACAGCTTGCCAGGGGACAGCACGGTGAGGCGTACAGCCAAGCCGTTTCTGTGGACTTCGTGGCGGAACTGGCGGCGATGGAAGCTCAGGGTCTGGCCCTCGCCCAGCACCGGCAGGAGGCCCTGGACCTGCTGCGGAAGGCGGTGCCGGACCTGGTGCTGCTCGACCTGAACATGCCGCGCATGAAGGGGCACGAAATCCTGGCGGCCGTCAGGAGCAACCCGGTGCTGCGCCGGGTGCCGGTGGTGTTCACTACCTCGGGCGAGATGCGCGACCGGCAGGCGGCGAGCGCGGCGGGCGCCGACAACGACGTGCGGAAGCCCGAGGGGTGCGGGGAGTCGATCGACACCCTGAACGGCCTGGGACGGCGGTGGCTGGCCGCCCCATTGTGCCTGAATCGTGAAGCCTGGGCCTGCACCTCGCACCGCGAACTCCGCAGGGCAGTGGTATGCGGGTCGGGGGGACGAAATTTTGCCCGTGGATCGAAGTTCACTGCCGCCGCTTCATCATGTAGGTCGGCTCTGGCTCCACAAACTGTGAAACGCGGCGTACCCGTCGCCGAGTGCCCGGCCAGTAAACCAGTTCATAGCCCCGCCGCAGCCTGCTCTCCACCAGGGACGCGGAAACCCAGGCGCCCGCATATCCCTCGGCCTGGTGCTGGGCAGCGAGGTCCCGTTCCTCCTCGCTCCCCACCTCAATGGGGAACGCCTCGTCGCCTTGGAAGATGGCTTTCAAGTCGGGAAGGAGGGCAACGGTGTTGCTGGTACCCCGGCGCACCCACACCTGCCCGGGAGCCACCGTGGTGCTACGGCCAACGCGCGTTTTGATCACGTGTGGAGAGGGCGGGATGCGCAGCACGCGCAACAGGCCCACCAGTTGACCTTCGTGTTCGAATTCACCGTAGGCAAAGTGGGGCACGGGGTCGAGGAAGCGGGCGAAGAATTGCCGGAGCTGGGCATCGTCCACGGGGTGGGCACGGCGTTCACGATGAACCACCCGCCGGCCCTGGTGATCGGCGATGCCGTAGACCAGATGTCCGGGTTGAGGACTGATCGCGTTGGTGAGCGCGGCCACGTCTTTGATGACCTCGGCGCGGGCATCGTCGTACTGCTCGCTTTTTGGCTCAAAGAAGCCTGGTGGGAAGGTGCGCTTGTACTCCAGATCCACGCTTTCGGGCCACTGCAACAGCGCGAGAAGATCCTCACGGTTCATGTCAGAGGTTGTCCCAGGAAGGGGGGAAGCCGCTCCCTCGGTCGCTGCGCCTCCTGCTCACGACCACGCGTGCCTTGTCGTTCGGGGGGTTTGCCGCTTCTCCCGCTTCCATCACAGTCAGGGGCCTGCCCGTCAGTATCAGGCAGCACCAACGCGCCTCGCGTGTGGCTGTTCCGCTGCTCGCCGTTCTCAGGGCCGTGGCTTCCGCCGCGCCCGCCTACACCCTTCAGGTGACGCCCAAGGTCACCGGGAGGTACACCGTGGACGTGACGATCAAGACGAACCTGCCGGCCAATGCCGTGCTCAGTGTGAGCCTTGGACTGGCGGGTCAGAAACCCAATGACGTGTTCATTGGAACCAGCTTCGTCAGCGTGCCGGTCAAGAACGGCCGCGCACACGTCGTGATCGACGGCGAGAAGCTCGGCCAGCCGCACGGCTCGAAGCTCCCCGCCGGGCGGTATGATGTGGAGGTCAACTTCTATCCGCTTTGGGAGGAGAACCGGCCTCTGGGGCTCACCCAGAAGCTGGAGAGCATCGCCCAGGTCCATCGCCCAGGTCACGCTGGGTGCGTCCGGTGGGTCGGCGGCGGCGGCACAGAAGAAGCAGGCGGCGCAGAAGTGGGTGATGCTCAACGTCGATATGGGGGATTCCTGGGCCAAAACCAACCTCCCCGGGCGGTACGGCCAGTACGTCGAGGTGCCGCTCGCCGCCGGGCACGGCAACCCCAAAGTCCTGAAGATGTTCTACTTTCCCAGCATCGACATGACGTTCATGGTCAACGTCGGGAACCTCGAAGTGTGGCGCACGGGCCGTGCGAGCTACTGAGGAAGACATGGACGCCTCCCTCTTCCCCGGCAGCCTGCCAACGCAAGCCAGCTTCAGACGAGAGGTACGGGGTCACATGGCACGACTGATCGAGGACCCAGGGCGGCGGCGGACGGCGCTATGACCTGGAGGACCGACCAATCCAATGGGGCACGGAGCTGGAGGTCTACCTGCGGGGCGGGTGGCTCCCCATCCGGTTCGAGATGGAAGGCCAGCAGTGCCCGGTGTTCTACCTGAACCTCGGGAACGGTTGGGATCAGGTCTCCATGCGCCTGCCGGACACCGCTGAGTTGCGCTGGCCCCCGAAGGACGAACACCCCGAGGAGACGCAGGTCCGCAAGCTCAGGCGGGTGGTCGAGGAATTGGCGGATGTCCTTGCTTCCCCCACCTCCTACTACGACGACGAGCGGGAGGGGGCGATCCACCGGGCCCGGCTGGTGCTCCAGGCGACCGCGCCCCGGTTGCCGGTGAAGGACTGACCGTGACCTGGCACGAGGAGTGTGATTTCCCCTCGGTCGTCGAGGCCTCGTTCGTGCCCGTCGAGGGGTGCCGGAGAAGGAGGAGCCGCACCACCACGCCACCTCATTCGGTCTGGCCCGCGTCGAGTTGGAGCACGGCGAGGAGAGCGAGGCGCAAGGGATCGTCTACCTCTTCCACCCGGAGGCATTCGAGGAGCCGCACTGGGAGGTCCTGGGGTACTGCGTCCGCAAAAAATCGTATGAGACGGCGCAGACTTTCCCCCTCGACCAGGCCGAGGAGGCGCGGGCCTACGCCCGGGGCTTGGCGGTGGCGATCTTAAAGGGCCTGGGAGAGGGAGAATCAGGACGGGAACCTCCACCGCCACGGTCCTGACCTGGGTGACCGCTGTCCGGAAGAAGATGGGCCCCCGGCGGTTCAGCGCGGTCCCGGCAGCGTGAACCCGAAGGTCGCACCGCGTCCCGGCGTCCCCTGCGCGAACACTGTCCCCCCGTGCCGGGCAATGATCCGGCGCACGTTCGCCAGCCCCACCCCCGTCCCCTCGAACTCCTCGTGGCGGTGCAGCCGCTGGAACACCCCGAACAGCCGGTCCGCGTAGCGCGGATCGAACCCCACCCCATTGTCCCGCACGAACACCGCCCACTCCCCCGGGCGGTCCTCGGCCCACACCTCGATCCGGGCCACGTCCTGCCCCCGGGTGTACTTCAGCGCGTTCGAGAGCAGGTTGAGCATGACCTGCCTCAACGTGTGCGGGTCGCCCCTCACCAGCGGCAGGGGTGAGACGAGCCAGTCCACCTGCCGCCCCGGCACGTCCGCCTCCAGTTCCGCCCACACCGTCCTCACCAGCTCCCCCAGGTCCACCAGCCCCGTCTGGAGCGGCAGCCGGGAGGTGCGCGACAGGTCCAGCATGGCGTCGATCAGCGTGTTCATCCGCCCGGTGGCCTCGTCCACGATCTTCAGGTAGCGCCCGGCTTTGGCGTCCAAGCCCTCGCCCAGGTGCTTGCGGAGCAACTCGTTGAAGCTCCCGATGTGCCGCACCGGGGTCCGCAGGTCATGTGAGACGCTGTAGGCGAAGGCCTCCAATTCCTCGTTGGCGACCTCTAGCTTGCGGCGCTCCTCGGCCAGGTGCGCCATGCCCT contains:
- a CDS encoding AlbA family DNA-binding domain-containing protein; translation: MNREDLLALLQWPESVDLEYKRTFPPGFFEPKSEQYDDARAEVIKDVAALTNAISPQPGHLVYGIADHQGRRVVHRERRAHPVDDAQLRQFFARFLDPVPHFAYGEFEHEGQLVGLLRVLRIPPSPHVIKTRVGRSTTVAPGQVWVRRGTSNTVALLPDLKAIFQGDEAFPIEVGSEEERDLAAQHQAEGYAGAWVSASLVESRLRRGYELVYWPGTRRRVRRVSQFVEPEPTYMMKRRQ
- a CDS encoding site-specific integrase; the encoded protein is MTLDRYKHESLAPSREWVNLNPEERRRRAVAAVAEQDVGTLLDLLEAHHVRTHGHVSQETLRKYRLGARTWLEYAQGNAIKVLHPDSEHADLWVRELEAGGKSPASVGVLLAGARALYAALRWAKATSDHPFTDVKPRKDKRRP
- a CDS encoding AbrB/MazE/SpoVT family DNA-binding domain-containing protein encodes the protein MRDALEVAEGDTLLYVVEGKRVRLTTKHQLAQELYGSLAEEDGRDFTQELLDERRAEAQREKP
- a CDS encoding sensor histidine kinase encodes the protein MTRTPHPVPDPRSLADQRDEVQRPQEQGPQRSTFFMEAPVAAFALDAEGRVQDVNRRGLALVGLARETLLGRPFSELVAPTSRPIFEALLGRVFDAPVGQSAEIVLPRPDGTFLDVLLEAVSREGEGLWDGCSLVVTDITAYKAAQRVLQSGNADLSGQLQERTARARALNEELEHVVTTFIQQLQRPTRQAMSVLGLLRKALGDQPEEVNRPLLQIERALQQIVALFESVNRYMQARQLQTRIRPVDLSVVLREVLKDIRDLLRDRDVQLTHDALPVVQGDSQALSVIFTEYLSNALKFTRTREEARIHILVRETETEYHVGVQDNGVGFDPRQEAKLFRLFGRQHSSNTYEGSGLGLAVIRRVCERFGGRAWGEGQPDQGATFWFAWPKRPVVLE
- a CDS encoding PIN domain-containing protein, with protein sequence MSTRPLLLDASALTAFIRREPGGEKVLASLTTARREHFVSTVQLIEVEGKLVSDGTFTPEQVRTRIYQLGQLLTVIPFEVSAQRAASFYYARRKPYDLSLGDALCLGTAEALGADVMTAEQNWATLPDLPFGVELIRGEA
- a CDS encoding tyrosine-type recombinase/integrase, yielding MVKLLAVAPVEMRVLLRLGGIAGLRASEITGLKWGDLDLEGGALTVRNGKGGKTRRVLLSSSLIADLRELGPQKEEVAVIGRTPEAARGRLRTLCKQQGIPYLSLHALRHTTGTRLVRAGFPLQDVAEHLGHSDVQTARTYGKWANDRLKAHLRGM